A portion of the Phocoena sinus isolate mPhoSin1 chromosome 9, mPhoSin1.pri, whole genome shotgun sequence genome contains these proteins:
- the LOC116759120 gene encoding BET1 homolog gives MRRAGLGEGVPPGNYGNYGYPNSGYSACEEENERLTESLRNKVTAIKSLSIEIGHEVKHQNKLLAEMDPQFDSTPGFLGQTMGKLKILSRGSQTKPPFSLCVLFCPLLDYETEVMQPPVSLEFVPTSRLGVPLQ, from the exons ATGAGGCGTGCAGGCCTGGGTGAAGGAGTACCTCCTGGCAACTATGGGAACTATGGCTACCCTAATAGTGGGTATAGTGCctgtgaagaagaaaatgagagactCACGGAAA gtctgagaaacaaaGTAACTGCTATAAAATCTCTTTCCATTGAAATAGGCCATGAAGTTAAACATCAGAATAAATTATTAGCTGAAATGGATCCACAGTTTGATTCTACACCTGGATTTCTAGGTCAAACCATGGGAAAACTGAAGATTTTATCCAGAGGGAGCCAAACAAAGCCGCCGTTTTCATTGTGTGTCCTTTTCTGTCCTTTACTGGATTATGAAACCGAGGTGATGCAACCACCTGTGAGTTTGGAATTTGTTCCAACTTCACGGCTTGGAGTACCACTTCAGTAA